From the Mahella australiensis 50-1 BON genome, the window GGATGCACGGCTTATTATAATATCGGCAGGAGCTAATCAAAAACCCGGAGAAAGCAGGATGGACTTGCTCAAAAGGAATGCCTCTATATTTAAGGATATAGTGGCTCAAATAAGCAAGTATTTGGGAGAAGCTATAATATTAGTGGTAACTAATCCAGTGGATGTGCTGACGTATTTTACATTGAGAGTTTCTGGGTTACCTTCATCCAGGGTATTGGGTTCTGGTACTGTGCTCGACAGCTCTCGTTTTCGTTTCCTTTTAAGTCGTCATTGCGGTGTAGATGCACGCAATGTACATGCTTATATAATAGGAGAGCATGGGGATAGCGAAGTTCCGGTATGGAGCCTGGCTGATATAGCAGGTATGCCGATAGATTCATATTGCCTGCAATGCGGAAGGCGATGCGCTGGCAGCGAGAAGGAAGCGATATTCAGAGAAGTAAGGGATTCAGCTTATAATATAATATCGAAAAAAGGAGCTACATATTATGCGGTTGGCCTTGCTGTACGTAGAATAACCGAGGCTATCCTGAGAAATGAGAATTCGGTGCTCACAGTATCTACCCTGGTAGAAGATTATTACGGTATAAAGGATGTTTGCCTAAGTTTACCTAATATTGTAAATGAACATGGGGCAGCTAAACTCTTGGAGATCCCGTTGAATGAGCGAGAAATATCATCCTTAAAACAGTCGGCTGAAAAAATAAGGCAGGCTATCCAGCAGCTCGGGTTATGAACACGCTGAGGATATATAAACGTGCGTATCATCTCATGGATGTGCCGATTGAAGGCGGCGATTGCGGCCGATTATGCGGCCGCATTTGCTGTACTGCAAGAGAGGGTTGGGGTATATACCTTTTGCCAGGCGAGAAAAGAATGGTTCATACAAAAATGTTTCATATGAAAAAACACAGGCGAAGGCGATACAACATTCCTCGCGATATACCGTATCTGTATTTTGCATCATGCGATAAAGTATGCGGTAAGGACAGTACGGCACGACGCTACAGACCTATACAATGCCGCACATATCCTCTTATGCCGTATATGAGCGGTGGAAGATTAATGCTTATAAAAAATCCCATAGGGCAGTGTCCTTTATCTATAAAGCAATTGAACAAAGAATTCATAAATCGATGCTTCCGAGCATGGGAGATACTGATAACAATACCTGAGGTTGAACATCTTATAGAACATGACAGCCGGCTTATCCGCCAAGGTAAGCCTTTTGCACCTGAGGATTGTCGGCCAGTTCATTAGCCGGACCCTCCAGCGCTATATGCCCGGTTTCCAGCACATATGCGCGGTTGGCTATCGATAGGGCCATACGCGCATTTTGTTCAACCAGCAGTATTGTAGTGCCCCCGTTGTTTATTTCCTTTATTATCTCGAATATTTCTTTGACCAGTATGGGTGCCAACCCCATGGACGGCTCATCCATGAGCAGTAATCTAGGGCGTGCCATAAGTGCCCTGCCTATGGCTAGCATCTGTTGTTCGCCGCCGCTGAGCGTACCGGCTATCTGGCGCTGGCGCTCTTTCAAACGCGGAAAGCGCCTGTATACGTCTTCTATATCCTGTCTTATGCCATCTTTGTCAGTGCGTTTATAAGCCCCAAGTTCGAGATTTTCCAATACTGTCATATTGGTGAATATGCGGCGTCCCTCCGGAACCTGGCTTATACCGAGTTTTACTATATCAGGCGGCGAGAGATGGGTGATGTCATTACCCATAAAGGTTATGCTCCCGTTTTTTGGTCTTATCAAGCCGCATATTGTATTCAATGTGGTGGATTTTCCGGCACCGTTGGCTCCTATAAGTGAAACTATTTCACCTTCTCTTACGGTAAGCGATATGCCCTGTATAGCATGTATCGCACCATAGAATACATGTATATCGTTTAATTCAAGCATAGCAGCCATGTTTAATCCTCCCCCAAATAGGCTTTTATAACCTGTGGATTATTTTTTATCTCATCTGGCGTTCCTTCAGCTATCAACTTGCCGTAATCCAATACATATATGCGTTGGCATATACCCATAACCACCGACATGTCGTGCTCGATAAGCAATATGGTAAGGTTAAACCTATCTTTTATCCACATTATAAGCTTCATAAGATCAGCGGTTTCCTGTGGATTCATACCGGCAGCCGGTTCATCCAGCAGCAGCAGCTTCGGCTGTAATGCCAGCGCACGTGCTATCTCCAGGCGGCGCTGTTGGCCATATGGCAGATTTTTAGCTGGTATATCCTTTTTATTAGCCATATCGAATATGTTCAGCAATTCAACAGCTTTGCGCCTTAATTCGGCCTCGCTTTTCATATAAGAAGGCGTATGGAATATTGCATCCCATAGGCTGTAATCTATATGCACGTGATAAGCCAGCATGACATTATCCAACACCGTCATTTCCTTGAATAAGCGTATATTTTGGAATGTCCGGGCTATGCCCATACCGGCTATCTCATGCGGGGAGGCCTTAGCCAGGTCTACTTCCACCTCGCCGTGCAGCTTAAGCTGACCGCCCGACGGTATATATACGCCGGTAATGAGGTTGAATAAAGTAGTTTTTCCTGCCCCGTTAGGCCCTATAAGGCCGACAATTTCGCCTGGATGAACTTCTATATTTATGTTGGCTATAGCATTCAGCCCGCCAAAATTCTTGCTTACATCATTTGCTGTTAGTAGCGGCGGCATCTTTATCACCTCGTTTCAACAGTTTCCATGATAATTCAGCATTACCCAATAGCCCTTGAGGGCGGTACAACATTATGACCAGCAGCAATAAGGCATATAATATCATGCGCAAGGTAGGCAAATCCTGCAGTACCATGGATAGCAAAGTCAGCGCGGCAGCACCTACTACCGATCCGGTAATACTGCCAAGGCCGCCGAAAACCACCATGACCAGTATATCTATGGATTTCATGAAACCAAAAGCGTTTGGCTTAAGGAAATAAAAGTAATTCGCATATAACGAGCCGGCTATTCCGGCGAAAAAGGCTCCTATAGTGAAAGCCAGTATTTTATAGTGTGCTATATCTATGCCCATGGATTCGGCTGCTATATCGTCCTCGCGTATAGCTATGCAGGCTCGGCCATATGATGAATGAATAAAATTGTATATTATTATGATGGTACCGGCTGTCATGGCGAATATCCAAGGCCAATTGACGTATCTGGGTATATCAGCCAGCCCGCTTGCACCGCCTATATAATCTATATTCAACGCTATGATCCTTATTATCTCACTCAGGCCGAGAGTGGCTATAGCTAAATAATCGCCCCGTAATCTCAGTGTGGGTATGCCTACCAACACACCGACTATAGCGGCCGATATAGCCGATGTTGCTATGGCTAGCGGAAATGGCAGATGCAGTTTGAGCGTCATAACCGCCGATACGTACGCACCTATGGCCATAAATCCGGCGTGACCCAGCGAGAAT encodes:
- a CDS encoding ABC transporter ATP-binding protein, with protein sequence MLELNDIHVFYGAIHAIQGISLTVREGEIVSLIGANGAGKSTTLNTICGLIRPKNGSITFMGNDITHLSPPDIVKLGISQVPEGRRIFTNMTVLENLELGAYKRTDKDGIRQDIEDVYRRFPRLKERQRQIAGTLSGGEQQMLAIGRALMARPRLLLMDEPSMGLAPILVKEIFEIIKEINNGGTTILLVEQNARMALSIANRAYVLETGHIALEGPANELADNPQVQKAYLGG
- a CDS encoding L-lactate dehydrogenase, yielding MKDKVVIVGTGFVGATSAYALMMNGVAEEIVLLDVNRDKAEGEVMDLNHGILFVPPVQIRTGDYSDCKDARLIIISAGANQKPGESRMDLLKRNASIFKDIVAQISKYLGEAIILVVTNPVDVLTYFTLRVSGLPSSRVLGSGTVLDSSRFRFLLSRHCGVDARNVHAYIIGEHGDSEVPVWSLADIAGMPIDSYCLQCGRRCAGSEKEAIFREVRDSAYNIISKKGATYYAVGLAVRRITEAILRNENSVLTVSTLVEDYYGIKDVCLSLPNIVNEHGAAKLLEIPLNEREISSLKQSAEKIRQAIQQLGL
- a CDS encoding branched-chain amino acid ABC transporter permease yields the protein MADKRRNLIRNIVTLAAIYAIIQLLISFDIIDQHLQLNLFLLCINIILAVSLNLITGFTGQFSLGHAGFMAIGAYVSAVMTLKLHLPFPLAIATSAISAAIVGVLVGIPTLRLRGDYLAIATLGLSEIIRIIALNIDYIGGASGLADIPRYVNWPWIFAMTAGTIIIIYNFIHSSYGRACIAIREDDIAAESMGIDIAHYKILAFTIGAFFAGIAGSLYANYFYFLKPNAFGFMKSIDILVMVVFGGLGSITGSVVGAAALTLLSMVLQDLPTLRMILYALLLLVIMLYRPQGLLGNAELSWKLLKRGDKDAAATNSK
- a CDS encoding ABC transporter ATP-binding protein, encoding MPPLLTANDVSKNFGGLNAIANINIEVHPGEIVGLIGPNGAGKTTLFNLITGVYIPSGGQLKLHGEVEVDLAKASPHEIAGMGIARTFQNIRLFKEMTVLDNVMLAYHVHIDYSLWDAIFHTPSYMKSEAELRRKAVELLNIFDMANKKDIPAKNLPYGQQRRLEIARALALQPKLLLLDEPAAGMNPQETADLMKLIMWIKDRFNLTILLIEHDMSVVMGICQRIYVLDYGKLIAEGTPDEIKNNPQVIKAYLGED